One Micromonospora sp. FIMYZ51 genomic window carries:
- a CDS encoding amino acid ABC transporter ATP-binding protein: MTQVSVPTQAGVPATESDPMVRAEQVHKSFGSIEVLKGIDLAVRTGEVCCLLGPSGSGKSTFLRCINHLEKINAGRIWVDGDLIGYRERGGKLHEMREKEVAAQRRSIGMVFQRFNLFPHKTALENVTEAPLLVRREKRTEVRDRAVALLERVGLGDKLGNYPSQLSGGQQQRVAIARALAMQPKLMLFDEPTSALDPELVGEVLDVMKDLARDGMTMIVVTHEIGFAREVGDSLVFMDDGVVVEQGNPREVIADPKHERTKAFLAKVL, from the coding sequence ATGACGCAGGTGAGCGTGCCGACCCAGGCCGGCGTGCCGGCCACGGAGTCGGATCCCATGGTCCGCGCCGAGCAGGTGCACAAGTCGTTCGGCTCGATCGAGGTGCTCAAGGGCATCGACCTTGCGGTGCGGACCGGTGAGGTGTGCTGCCTGCTCGGGCCCTCCGGCTCGGGCAAGTCGACCTTCCTGCGCTGCATCAACCACCTGGAGAAGATCAACGCCGGGCGGATCTGGGTGGACGGTGACCTGATCGGCTACCGCGAGCGCGGCGGCAAGCTGCACGAGATGCGGGAGAAGGAGGTCGCCGCGCAGCGCCGCTCGATCGGCATGGTGTTCCAGCGGTTCAACCTCTTTCCGCACAAGACCGCGCTGGAGAACGTCACCGAGGCGCCGTTGCTGGTGCGCCGGGAGAAGCGGACCGAGGTGCGCGACCGGGCGGTGGCGCTGCTGGAGCGGGTCGGGCTCGGTGACAAGCTGGGTAACTACCCGAGCCAGCTGTCCGGCGGGCAGCAGCAGCGGGTGGCGATCGCCCGGGCGCTGGCCATGCAGCCGAAGCTGATGCTCTTCGACGAACCGACCAGCGCACTCGACCCCGAACTGGTCGGCGAGGTCCTGGACGTGATGAAGGACCTGGCCCGCGACGGGATGACGATGATCGTGGTGACCCATGAGATCGGCTTCGCCCGGGAGGTCGGCGACTCGCTTGTCTTCATGGACGACGGTGTGGTGGTCGAGCAGGGCAACCCGCGTGAGGTGATCGCCGACCCCAAGCACGAGCGCACCAAGGCGTTCCTGGCCAAGGTGCTCTGA
- a CDS encoding amino acid ABC transporter permease, with amino-acid sequence MSIDTDTPERARPEPIQAVPVRHPGRWVAVAVIGVLVAMFVHLLVTNEAFNWSFMVNEMFRPPIMAGVRGSIALLVTAMLIGIVLGVIIAIMRLSGNPILRGVAWAYTWFFRAVPRLVLAILFGNLGILWARIEFGLPFDRQLGALFGVQDFEARLFGFSAVDILTGFVAGMLALGLSEAAYMAEIVRAGIQSVDEGQTEAAQALGMTRTQILRRIVLPQAMRVVVPPTGNETIAMLKDTSLVAFVPVSAELFFQLRAVGSRTFQVFPMLVAATLWYLLLSSVLLVGQYYLERHFAKGTGRTGQAKARLRGMAVGGGGATGGAGGV; translated from the coding sequence ATGTCGATCGACACCGATACACCCGAACGGGCACGGCCGGAACCCATCCAGGCCGTGCCCGTGCGGCATCCCGGGCGGTGGGTCGCGGTCGCCGTGATCGGGGTGCTGGTCGCCATGTTCGTGCACCTGCTGGTGACGAACGAGGCGTTCAACTGGTCGTTCATGGTGAACGAGATGTTCCGCCCGCCGATCATGGCCGGCGTGCGTGGCAGCATCGCGCTGCTCGTGACCGCCATGCTTATCGGTATCGTGCTTGGCGTCATCATCGCGATCATGCGGCTGTCGGGGAACCCGATTTTGCGTGGCGTCGCCTGGGCGTACACCTGGTTCTTCCGGGCGGTGCCCCGGCTGGTGCTGGCGATCCTCTTCGGCAACCTGGGCATCCTCTGGGCCCGGATCGAGTTCGGGCTGCCCTTCGACCGGCAGCTCGGCGCGCTGTTCGGGGTGCAGGACTTCGAGGCGCGGCTGTTCGGCTTCTCGGCGGTGGACATCCTCACCGGCTTCGTCGCCGGCATGCTGGCGCTGGGGCTCTCCGAGGCCGCGTACATGGCGGAGATCGTCCGGGCCGGCATCCAGTCGGTGGACGAGGGACAGACGGAGGCCGCCCAGGCACTGGGCATGACCCGTACCCAGATCCTGCGCCGCATCGTGTTGCCGCAGGCCATGCGGGTGGTCGTCCCGCCGACCGGCAACGAGACGATCGCGATGCTCAAGGACACCTCGTTGGTGGCCTTCGTGCCGGTCTCCGCCGAGCTGTTCTTCCAGCTCCGGGCGGTCGGTAGCCGGACCTTCCAGGTCTTCCCGATGCTGGTCGCGGCGACCCTGTGGTACCTGCTGTTGAGCAGCGTGCTGCTGGTCGGGCAGTACTACCTGGAGCGGCACTTCGCCAAGGGCACCGGTCGGACCGGGCAGGCGAAGGCCCGACTGCGCGGCATGGCGGTCGGTGGCGGCGGCGCCACCGGAGGGGCAGGGGGCGTATGA
- a CDS encoding ABC transporter substrate-binding protein gives MFNFNGRRRAVLGVTGAALLTLSMAACGEQDSADEPGAGATVTAAADADLAAKVPDTIKADGVIKVGTDATYAPAEFLDTDGSTVIGFDIELFNAVAQKLGLKAEYESAPFDAILPGVDSGKYEVGVSSFTINAERLQTVNMVSYFSAGTQWATKTGNPAQVDPDNACGKKIAVQVGTVQLDDIQARSKKCTDAGQPEISIDQYQAQSDATAAVVSGKNDAMLADSPVGAYAVQQSNGQLEVLGDIYESAPYGYAVKKDQTAFAEVLQEAVQAVIADGSYEAALKKWGVEGGAITSSALNPTS, from the coding sequence TTGTTCAACTTCAACGGTCGCCGCCGGGCGGTGCTCGGCGTGACCGGTGCGGCGCTGCTCACCCTCTCCATGGCGGCCTGCGGTGAGCAGGACAGCGCCGACGAGCCCGGTGCGGGAGCCACCGTCACCGCCGCTGCCGACGCGGACCTGGCCGCCAAGGTGCCCGACACGATCAAGGCCGACGGCGTGATCAAGGTCGGCACCGACGCGACGTACGCCCCGGCGGAGTTCCTCGACACCGACGGCAGCACGGTGATCGGCTTCGACATCGAGCTGTTCAATGCGGTGGCGCAGAAGCTCGGCCTGAAGGCGGAGTACGAGTCGGCGCCGTTCGACGCGATCCTGCCGGGTGTGGACTCCGGCAAGTACGAGGTCGGTGTCTCCTCGTTCACGATCAACGCCGAGCGGTTGCAGACCGTCAACATGGTGAGCTACTTCTCCGCCGGCACCCAGTGGGCCACCAAGACCGGTAACCCGGCCCAGGTGGACCCGGACAACGCCTGCGGCAAGAAGATCGCCGTGCAGGTCGGCACCGTCCAGCTCGACGACATCCAGGCCCGGTCGAAGAAGTGCACCGACGCCGGCCAGCCGGAGATCAGCATCGACCAGTACCAGGCGCAGAGCGACGCGACGGCCGCCGTGGTCAGCGGCAAGAACGACGCCATGCTTGCCGACTCGCCGGTCGGCGCGTACGCCGTGCAGCAGAGCAACGGCCAGCTGGAGGTGCTCGGCGACATCTACGAGTCGGCGCCGTACGGCTACGCGGTGAAGAAGGACCAGACCGCGTTCGCCGAGGTGCTTCAGGAGGCCGTGCAGGCGGTCATCGCCGACGGCAGCTACGAGGCGGCGCTGAAGAAGTGGGGTGTCGAGGGTGGGGCCATCACCTCCTCGGCACTGAACCCGACCAGCTGA
- a CDS encoding ABC transporter ATP-binding protein → MTTLLEIEDVSLLYGRIKALHGISLTVNEGEIVALIGANGAGKSTTMRAISGIRPVASGSIRFAGEDITKLRADLRVRRGLCQAPEGRGIFPGMTVLENLDMGAYTRRDRSEVAKDLARVLELFPRLAERRKQVGGTLSGGEQQMLAVGRAMMSRPKLLLLDEPSMGLAPMLIQQIFSIITEINAQGTTILLVEQNAQQALARAHRAYVLETGRIVKEGTGAELLHDPAVKEAYLGVA, encoded by the coding sequence ATGACGACGTTGCTTGAGATCGAAGACGTCAGCCTGCTCTACGGGCGGATCAAGGCGCTGCACGGCATCAGCCTGACCGTGAACGAGGGCGAGATCGTGGCCCTGATCGGGGCCAACGGTGCCGGCAAGTCGACCACCATGCGGGCCATCTCCGGCATCCGTCCGGTGGCCTCGGGCAGCATCCGGTTCGCCGGTGAGGACATCACCAAGCTCCGGGCCGACCTGCGGGTACGCCGTGGGCTCTGCCAGGCGCCCGAGGGTCGGGGCATCTTCCCCGGCATGACGGTGCTGGAGAACCTGGACATGGGTGCCTACACCCGGCGGGACCGCTCCGAGGTGGCCAAGGACCTGGCCCGGGTGCTGGAGCTGTTCCCCCGGCTGGCGGAGCGGCGCAAGCAGGTCGGTGGCACGCTCTCCGGCGGTGAACAGCAGATGCTTGCCGTCGGTCGGGCGATGATGAGCCGGCCGAAGCTGCTGCTGCTCGACGAGCCGTCGATGGGGCTGGCGCCGATGCTGATCCAGCAGATCTTCAGCATCATCACGGAGATCAACGCGCAGGGCACCACGATCCTGCTGGTGGAGCAGAACGCGCAGCAGGCTCTCGCCCGGGCGCACCGCGCGTATGTGCTGGAGACGGGCCGGATCGTCAAAGAGGGCACCGGCGCGGAGTTGCTGCACGACCCGGCCGTCAAGGAGGCCTACCTCGGCGTGGCCTGA
- a CDS encoding ABC transporter ATP-binding protein translates to MESTAAAREPLLEVDHVTLRFGGVVALNDVDFTLYKGEILGLIGPNGAGKTTCFNAMTGIYQPSEGEIRFRGQRITGKKKHHITKMGMARTFQNIRLFPEMTALENIQVGADAHHKTSVLSALFRLPRHHREERDGLEKAQRLLDFVGIANRMHDAARNLSYGEQRRLEIARALATDPVLLCLDEPAAGFNPAEKEELLQLIRKIRDQGITVLLIEHDMRLVMGVTDRIVVLEFGKKIAEGLPAEVREDHRVIAAYLGVPDDDVA, encoded by the coding sequence GTGGAGTCCACCGCCGCCGCCCGGGAGCCGCTGCTTGAGGTCGACCACGTGACGCTGCGCTTCGGCGGCGTGGTGGCCCTCAACGACGTGGACTTCACCCTCTACAAGGGTGAGATCCTGGGGCTGATCGGCCCCAACGGCGCCGGCAAGACCACCTGCTTCAACGCGATGACCGGGATCTACCAGCCCTCCGAGGGCGAGATCCGGTTCCGCGGCCAGCGGATCACCGGCAAGAAGAAGCACCACATCACCAAGATGGGCATGGCGCGGACGTTCCAGAACATCCGCCTGTTCCCGGAGATGACGGCGCTGGAGAACATCCAGGTGGGCGCCGACGCGCACCACAAGACCAGCGTGCTGTCCGCGCTGTTCCGGCTGCCCCGGCACCACCGGGAGGAGCGCGACGGGCTGGAGAAGGCCCAGCGGTTGCTGGACTTCGTCGGCATCGCCAACCGGATGCACGACGCCGCGCGCAACCTGTCGTACGGCGAGCAGCGCCGGTTGGAGATCGCCCGGGCGCTGGCCACCGACCCGGTGCTGCTCTGCCTGGACGAGCCGGCTGCCGGCTTCAACCCGGCGGAGAAGGAGGAACTGCTCCAGCTCATCCGCAAGATCCGGGACCAGGGCATCACCGTGCTGCTCATCGAGCACGACATGCGTCTGGTCATGGGGGTCACCGACCGGATCGTGGTGCTGGAGTTCGGAAAGAAGATCGCTGAAGGGCTCCCCGCCGAGGTGCGCGAGGACCACCGGGTGATCGCTGCCTACCTGGGGGTGCCGGATGACGACGTTGCTTGA
- a CDS encoding branched-chain amino acid ABC transporter permease, producing MTSVREWIDSGRHAVSERWHNAPRWMRWAVIAAVIVFFYALPNREFYQWLGPIPTTGSNFGQVLFTISIYVLLAVGLNIVVGFAGLLDLGYFGFFAVGAYTVAVLTSPSSDLKTLWPWLLALPVALVLTMISGVMLGTPTLRLRGDYLAIVTLGFAEMIRVAATSSDFLKGQRGFNQIPHPPGNYSDGKPIFGVLDPRPYYWLVLTLIILVVIGVRNLNRSRVGRAWISIREDEDAAQLMGVPTFKFKLWAFASGAFIGGLAGALFAGKQNFVSSQNLELLNSIIILAAVILGGSGNIVGAIVGGGLVAYMIERFRGIEFFGVELYEYRFMFFGLVLVIMMIFRPQGLIPNRRRAAEFKDRRKEVIVGG from the coding sequence ATGACAAGCGTGAGGGAATGGATCGATTCGGGCCGCCACGCGGTCTCCGAGCGGTGGCACAACGCGCCACGTTGGATGCGCTGGGCCGTCATCGCGGCGGTCATCGTCTTCTTCTACGCGCTGCCGAACCGGGAGTTCTACCAGTGGCTCGGGCCGATCCCGACCACCGGGTCGAACTTCGGGCAGGTGCTCTTCACCATCTCCATCTACGTGCTGCTGGCGGTCGGCCTGAACATCGTGGTCGGCTTCGCCGGCCTGCTGGACCTGGGCTACTTCGGCTTCTTCGCGGTCGGTGCGTACACGGTGGCGGTGCTGACCTCGCCGAGCAGTGACCTCAAGACGCTCTGGCCGTGGCTGCTGGCGCTGCCGGTGGCACTGGTGCTCACCATGATCTCCGGCGTGATGCTGGGTACGCCGACGCTGCGGTTGCGCGGTGACTACCTGGCCATCGTGACGCTCGGCTTCGCCGAGATGATCCGGGTCGCGGCGACCAGCTCCGACTTCCTGAAGGGACAGCGGGGCTTCAACCAGATCCCGCACCCGCCGGGCAACTACTCCGACGGCAAGCCGATCTTCGGTGTGCTGGACCCGCGGCCGTACTACTGGCTGGTCCTCACGCTGATCATCCTGGTGGTCATCGGCGTGCGTAACCTGAACCGCAGCCGGGTCGGCCGGGCCTGGATCTCGATCCGGGAGGACGAGGACGCGGCGCAGCTGATGGGTGTGCCGACGTTCAAGTTCAAGCTCTGGGCGTTCGCCTCGGGTGCGTTCATCGGTGGTCTGGCCGGGGCACTCTTCGCCGGCAAGCAGAACTTCGTCAGCTCGCAGAACCTGGAGCTGCTCAACTCGATCATCATTCTGGCCGCGGTCATTCTCGGCGGCTCGGGCAACATCGTCGGCGCGATCGTCGGTGGTGGCCTGGTGGCGTACATGATCGAGCGGTTCCGCGGCATCGAGTTCTTCGGCGTCGAGCTGTACGAGTACCGGTTCATGTTCTTCGGCCTGGTGTTGGTGATCATGATGATCTTCCGGCCGCAGGGTCTGATACCGAACCGACGACGAGCGGCGGAGTTCAAGGATCGTCGCAAGGAGGTGATCGTCGGTGGGTGA
- a CDS encoding branched-chain amino acid ABC transporter permease, which yields MDFNALFSDFGGYTITGLTVGAIYALVALGYTLVYGVLRLINFAHSEVFIAGAFAAIWGWAALGLGRDSVVSGFGSIMLYLLVGALIAAVASAGTATVIERVAYRPLRKRNAPPLAFLITAIGASIAIAEAFGIYTRRLPVGAPTVVKNDVLFTIAGAEVTVVQLLIIGSALAMMIALDLFINRSRTGRGIRAVAQDANTAALMGINKDRIILVVFIIGGVMAGVAGMLYDIRIGTLTYSVGFLLGLKAFTAAVLGGIGNLRGALLGGLLLGLVENYASALFGANWKDLVAFVVLVVLLMFRPTGLLGESLGRARA from the coding sequence TTGGACTTCAACGCCCTGTTCTCCGATTTCGGGGGATACACGATAACCGGGCTGACAGTGGGCGCCATCTATGCCCTTGTCGCACTGGGTTACACGCTGGTCTACGGCGTGCTGAGACTCATCAACTTCGCTCACTCCGAGGTCTTCATCGCGGGTGCTTTCGCCGCCATCTGGGGCTGGGCCGCTCTCGGCCTGGGCCGTGACTCGGTGGTCAGCGGCTTCGGCTCGATCATGCTCTACCTGCTTGTCGGTGCACTGATCGCGGCGGTGGCCTCGGCCGGCACCGCGACGGTGATCGAGCGGGTGGCGTACCGGCCGCTGCGCAAGCGCAACGCTCCGCCGCTGGCCTTTTTGATTACCGCGATCGGTGCGTCGATCGCGATCGCCGAGGCGTTCGGCATCTACACCCGCCGACTCCCGGTCGGTGCTCCCACAGTGGTCAAGAACGACGTCCTGTTCACCATCGCCGGTGCGGAAGTCACAGTGGTGCAGTTGCTGATCATCGGATCGGCGCTGGCGATGATGATCGCGTTGGACCTGTTCATCAACCGCAGCCGGACCGGCCGGGGTATCCGCGCGGTCGCCCAGGACGCCAACACGGCAGCGCTGATGGGCATCAACAAGGACCGGATCATCCTCGTCGTCTTCATCATCGGCGGTGTGATGGCCGGGGTCGCCGGAATGCTCTACGACATCCGGATCGGCACGCTTACCTACAGCGTCGGCTTCCTGCTCGGGTTGAAGGCGTTCACCGCGGCGGTCCTCGGCGGCATCGGCAACCTGCGCGGTGCGCTGCTCGGCGGGTTGCTGCTCGGCCTGGTCGAGAACTACGCCTCCGCCCTGTTCGGGGCGAACTGGAAGGACCTGGTCGCCTTCGTGGTGCTGGTCGTGCTGCTGATGTTCCGGCCGACCGGTCTGCTGGGCGAGTCGTTGGGGAGGGCCCGCGCATGA
- a CDS encoding branched-chain amino acid ABC transporter substrate-binding protein yields the protein MRQKLVRLVGGVAIAALALGGATACKSDSGSDEASGDGCGSKIAFFGALTGPAAALGINENNGVKLALDKYNKENADCQVTLVPLDSQGNPEQAPALAQQAIDDAQVLGIVGPAFSGESEAANPLFSEAGLVHVTPSATRPNLADQGWKTFFRVVGNDLSQGPAAAWYIENELKAEKVYVIDDQSAYGAGLADEVKKTLGAKVVGSDKVQGDGKQNDFSATVTKVKSSGATAVYYGGYYQEAGLIRKQLTAAGVTATLVAGDGSNDAAYIEGAGAAAAEGSILTCPCLPASETGGTFEEDYKALHGVDPGTYSDTAFDAANILLQGIKAGNTTREKLLEFVKGYTGQGVAANYKFTENGDLAPESVRVFAYKVEGGKIVPAREIPKS from the coding sequence GTGAGGCAGAAGCTCGTACGTTTGGTCGGTGGGGTGGCGATCGCCGCTCTCGCTCTGGGTGGCGCGACCGCCTGCAAGTCTGACAGTGGATCCGACGAGGCCAGCGGTGACGGCTGCGGCAGCAAGATTGCATTCTTCGGCGCGCTCACCGGCCCGGCCGCGGCGCTGGGCATCAACGAGAACAACGGCGTCAAGCTGGCCCTCGATAAGTACAACAAGGAGAACGCCGACTGCCAGGTGACCCTGGTGCCGCTGGACTCCCAGGGCAACCCGGAGCAGGCCCCGGCGCTGGCGCAGCAGGCGATCGACGACGCCCAGGTGCTCGGCATCGTCGGCCCGGCGTTCTCCGGCGAGTCGGAGGCGGCCAACCCGCTCTTCTCCGAGGCCGGTCTGGTGCACGTCACCCCGTCCGCGACCCGGCCGAACCTGGCCGACCAGGGCTGGAAGACCTTCTTCCGGGTGGTCGGTAACGACCTGAGCCAGGGCCCGGCCGCTGCCTGGTACATCGAGAACGAGCTGAAGGCCGAGAAGGTCTACGTCATCGACGACCAGTCCGCGTACGGCGCCGGCCTGGCCGACGAGGTCAAGAAGACCCTGGGCGCCAAGGTCGTCGGCAGCGACAAGGTGCAGGGCGACGGCAAGCAGAACGACTTCTCGGCGACCGTCACCAAGGTCAAGTCCTCCGGCGCGACCGCGGTCTACTACGGCGGCTACTACCAGGAGGCCGGCCTGATCCGTAAGCAGCTCACCGCTGCCGGGGTCACCGCGACCCTGGTCGCCGGCGACGGCTCCAACGACGCCGCCTACATCGAGGGCGCCGGCGCGGCGGCCGCCGAGGGCAGCATCCTGACCTGCCCCTGCCTGCCGGCCTCGGAGACCGGTGGCACCTTCGAAGAGGACTACAAGGCGCTGCACGGCGTCGACCCGGGCACCTACAGCGACACCGCGTTCGACGCGGCGAACATCCTGCTGCAGGGCATCAAGGCGGGCAACACCACCCGGGAGAAGCTGCTGGAGTTCGTGAAGGGCTACACCGGCCAGGGCGTGGCGGCCAACTACAAGTTCACCGAGAACGGTGACCTGGCGCCGGAGTCGGTGCGGGTGTTCGCGTACAAGGTCGAGGGCGGCAAGATCGTGCCGGCTCGGGAGATCCCGAAGTCCTGA
- a CDS encoding response regulator produces MAETQTDAARRRVLIAEDEALIRLDLAEMLAEEGYEVVGEAGDGETAVRLAEELKPDLVILDIKMPIMDGLAAAERIAGARIAPVIILTAFSQRDLVERARAAGAMAYLVKPFQKSDLVPAVEIALSRYSEIAALEAEVAGLTDRLEVRKTVERAKGALMTTYNMTEPQAFKWIQRTAMDHRMTMKEVSERILAETAGGEVTQPAS; encoded by the coding sequence GTGGCCGAGACGCAGACGGATGCCGCGCGCAGGCGGGTGTTGATCGCCGAGGACGAGGCGCTGATCCGGCTGGACCTGGCCGAGATGCTGGCCGAAGAGGGCTACGAGGTGGTCGGGGAGGCCGGTGACGGCGAGACCGCCGTCCGGCTGGCCGAGGAGTTGAAGCCCGATCTGGTCATCCTCGACATCAAGATGCCGATCATGGATGGGCTGGCCGCCGCCGAGCGGATCGCCGGCGCCCGGATCGCCCCGGTGATCATCTTGACCGCGTTCAGCCAACGTGACCTGGTGGAGCGGGCTCGGGCGGCGGGTGCGATGGCGTACCTGGTCAAGCCCTTCCAGAAGAGCGACCTGGTGCCGGCGGTGGAGATCGCGCTGTCCCGCTACTCGGAGATCGCGGCGCTGGAGGCCGAGGTCGCCGGGTTGACCGACCGGCTGGAGGTCCGCAAGACCGTCGAGCGGGCCAAGGGCGCGCTGATGACCACGTACAACATGACCGAACCGCAGGCGTTCAAGTGGATCCAGCGGACGGCGATGGACCACCGGATGACCATGAAGGAGGTCTCCGAGCGGATCCTGGCCGAGACCGCCGGTGGCGAGGTGACCCAGCCGGCGTCCTGA
- a CDS encoding PLP-dependent transferase, which yields MVTVDTRAVHAGRDDLAALGVHVPPIDLSTTNPLPSVEAGGDAYETLATGNPAPAGTSAVYQRLWNPTVARFETALAELEGTAEAVAFASGMAALTAALLAATHTGKRHLVAVRPLYGGTDHVLATGLLGTEVSWARPEEVAAAIRPDTALVIAETPANPTLDLLDIAALADAAGEVPLLIDNTVATPVLQQPTRHGARLVLHSATKSIGGHGDVLAGVLACDTEWAVRLRQVRALTGAILHPLGGYLLHRGLQTLPLRVRAQQAGAEKLAAWLSDHPAVTRVHHPGVNDPAGLVGRQMSGPGSLLAFEVRGGAPAAAAVAGACRLITHAVSLGGVDTLIQHPASLTHRPVERDAKPVPGLLRVSVGLEDPEDLRADLAQALAAS from the coding sequence ATGGTGACCGTGGACACCCGAGCCGTGCACGCCGGCCGCGACGACCTCGCGGCCCTCGGCGTCCACGTGCCACCGATCGACCTGTCGACCACCAACCCTCTACCGTCGGTCGAGGCCGGCGGAGACGCATACGAGACCCTGGCCACCGGTAACCCGGCACCGGCCGGCACCAGCGCCGTCTACCAGCGGCTGTGGAACCCCACCGTGGCCCGCTTCGAAACCGCCCTCGCCGAGCTGGAGGGCACCGCCGAAGCGGTAGCCTTCGCCAGCGGCATGGCCGCCCTCACCGCCGCCCTGCTCGCCGCCACCCACACCGGCAAACGACATTTGGTTGCCGTCCGCCCCCTCTACGGCGGCACCGACCACGTACTCGCCACCGGCCTGCTCGGCACCGAGGTCAGCTGGGCCCGCCCCGAGGAGGTCGCCGCCGCCATCCGCCCCGACACCGCCCTGGTGATCGCCGAGACCCCGGCCAACCCCACCCTCGACCTGCTCGACATCGCCGCCCTTGCCGACGCCGCCGGCGAGGTGCCGCTGCTCATCGACAACACGGTCGCCACCCCGGTGCTCCAACAACCCACCCGGCACGGCGCCCGGCTCGTCCTGCACAGCGCCACCAAGAGCATCGGCGGCCACGGCGACGTCCTCGCCGGAGTGCTCGCCTGCGACACCGAATGGGCCGTCCGGCTGCGCCAGGTCCGCGCCCTCACCGGCGCGATCCTGCACCCGCTCGGCGGGTACCTGCTGCACCGCGGCCTACAGACGCTGCCACTGCGGGTACGCGCCCAGCAGGCCGGCGCGGAGAAGCTCGCCGCCTGGCTCAGCGACCATCCGGCGGTGACCCGGGTACACCACCCCGGCGTCAACGACCCGGCCGGGCTCGTCGGCCGGCAGATGTCCGGCCCCGGCAGCCTGCTCGCCTTCGAGGTACGCGGCGGCGCGCCCGCCGCAGCGGCGGTGGCCGGCGCCTGCCGGCTGATCACCCACGCCGTCTCCCTCGGCGGCGTCGACACCCTCATCCAGCACCCGGCATCGCTTACCCACCGCCCGGTCGAGCGGGACGCGAAGCCCGTGCCCGGACTGTTGCGGGTCTCGGTCGGCCTGGAGGACCCGGAGGACCTCCGCGCCGACCTGGCCCAGGCGCTCGCCGCGAGCTGA